The Nitrospinota bacterium DNA window GGTGCTTGGCCAGCATTTCCCCGGCGGTGGCGGAGCGGAGGTGTCCCACCCAGCCGGTGTGGTGGTAGTAAATCTTGTCGGTAAGTTTTTTGCCGGTCAGCTTCACCTTCGCCGCGTTGATGACGATCACATGATCGCCGGTGTCAACGTGGGAGGTGTAGGTCGGCTTGTCCTTGCCGCGCAGGGCGTTGGCGACCGCGGTGGCTATGCGGCCGAGGGATTTCCCTTCGGCGTCGACAATGCGCCACTTCTTGTCGCTGTCCTTAAAATCTTCTTTACGTGCAAAATAAGTC harbors:
- the rplM gene encoding 50S ribosomal protein L13; the protein is MKTTYFARKEDFKDSDKKWRIVDAEGKSLGRIATAVANALRGKDKPTYTSHVDTGDHVIVINAAKVKLTGKKLTDKIYYHHTGWVGHLRSATAGEMLAKHPDRVIEEAVHGMLPGNKLRAQFMKKLKIFAGAEHPHAAQQPEKMEI